One part of the Xylanimonas allomyrinae genome encodes these proteins:
- the metH gene encoding methionine synthase, with the protein MTPVDSSPRDTTPADARAAALLEAVRTRVVVADGAMGTMIQAADPTLEDYEGHEGCNEVLNASRPDIIAAVHDAYLAAGVDAIETNTFGANWSNLSDYGIDDRIRELARAGAAIARERADAAATPERPRWVLGSMGPGTKLPSLGHTTYAHLRETFAEQATGLLEGGADALLIETSQDLLQAKAAVTGSHDAMTAAGRTVPVMVSVTVETTGTMLMGSEIGAALTALQSLGVDTLGLNCATGPDKMSEHLRYLSQHSELPVTCMPNAGLPELGPHGATYPLTPEELAVAHTQFVREFGLGLVGGCCGTTPEHLRQVVDAVRAAALPTRAVQRENAVASLYSPTDLTQELSYLAIGERTNANGSKAFREAMLEGRWDDIVDLARAQTREGAHLLDVCVDYVGRDGVADVREVVSRLASASTLPLVIDSTEPAVLQAGLELVGGRAVVNSVNFEDGEGPGSRFDRIMPLVKEHGTAVVALTIDEQGQARTTETKVAIASRLIDTLVQVWGMRVDDIIVDALTFPIATGQEETRRDAIETIEAIRQITAKYPGVHTTLGVSNVSFGLNPAARTVLNSVFLHEAVAAGLDSAIVHAAKILPRTAIPDEQWEAALDLVWDRRRYDAAGELVHDPLAHLLELFSGVDSAALRDAREAELAALPVGERLARRIVDGNKKGLDDDVAEALAAGMKALDIVNDHLLGGMQVVGELFGSGQMQLPFVLQSAEVMKTAVALLEPHMEKVEGSSGTKGTIVLATVRGDVHDIGKNLVDIILTNNGYKVVNIGIKQPVSAMIDAAEEHDADVIGMSGLLVKSTVVMKENLEELAARGLADRWPVLLGGAALTRTFVEDDLASAYPGTVRYARDAFEGLRLMEPLVRVARGAAPDAVGLPPLKKRRHARVELVETPDAEMPARSDVATDNPVPEPPFWGTRIVKGIPLGDYAAFLDERATFMGQWGLKPGRGSNEATYEDLVETEGRPRLAAWLDRARTEHIFDPTVVYGYFPAWSEGDDVVVAHHAGPDGGSGGPVGTERLRFHFPRQKRDRHLCLADFFRPRAWVEKTGQFDVLPVQLVTMGETVSEHTARLFEANAYREYVELHGLSVQLTEALAEYWHSRVRAELGFASEEPANVDGLFKLDYRGARFSLGYPACPDMEDRRKVVELLRAERAGVVLSEELQLHPEQSTDAFVVHHPEAKYFSV; encoded by the coding sequence GCCGGCGCCGCGATCGCTCGCGAACGCGCCGACGCCGCCGCCACGCCGGAGCGTCCGCGCTGGGTGCTGGGCTCGATGGGCCCGGGCACCAAGCTGCCGTCCCTGGGCCACACCACGTACGCGCACCTGCGCGAGACGTTCGCCGAGCAGGCCACGGGCCTGCTCGAGGGCGGCGCGGACGCGCTGCTCATCGAGACGTCGCAGGACCTGCTCCAGGCCAAGGCCGCCGTCACCGGCTCGCACGACGCCATGACCGCCGCCGGGCGCACCGTGCCCGTCATGGTGTCCGTGACCGTCGAGACGACGGGCACCATGCTCATGGGCTCCGAGATCGGCGCGGCGCTGACCGCCCTGCAGTCCCTCGGCGTCGACACCCTCGGCCTCAACTGCGCGACCGGCCCCGACAAGATGAGCGAGCACCTGCGCTACCTGTCGCAGCACAGCGAGCTGCCGGTCACGTGCATGCCCAACGCCGGCCTGCCCGAGCTCGGCCCGCACGGCGCGACGTACCCGCTCACGCCCGAGGAGCTCGCGGTCGCGCACACGCAGTTCGTGCGCGAGTTCGGGCTGGGCCTGGTGGGCGGCTGTTGCGGCACGACGCCGGAGCACCTGCGCCAGGTCGTCGACGCCGTCCGCGCAGCAGCGCTGCCGACGCGCGCCGTGCAGCGCGAGAACGCCGTCGCCTCGCTGTACTCCCCCACCGACCTCACGCAGGAGCTCAGCTACCTGGCGATCGGTGAGCGCACCAACGCCAACGGGTCCAAGGCCTTCCGCGAGGCGATGCTCGAAGGCCGCTGGGACGACATCGTCGACCTCGCCCGCGCGCAGACCCGCGAGGGCGCGCACCTGCTCGACGTGTGCGTCGACTACGTCGGGCGCGACGGCGTCGCCGACGTGCGCGAGGTCGTGTCCCGCCTCGCGTCGGCCTCGACGCTGCCGCTCGTGATCGACTCGACCGAGCCCGCCGTGCTGCAGGCCGGGCTCGAGCTCGTCGGCGGGCGCGCCGTCGTCAACTCCGTGAACTTCGAGGACGGCGAAGGGCCGGGCTCGCGGTTCGACCGGATCATGCCGCTCGTCAAGGAGCACGGCACCGCCGTCGTCGCCCTGACCATCGACGAGCAGGGGCAGGCGCGCACTACCGAGACCAAGGTCGCCATCGCCTCGCGCCTCATCGACACGCTCGTGCAGGTGTGGGGGATGCGGGTCGACGACATCATCGTCGACGCCCTGACCTTCCCCATCGCGACCGGCCAGGAGGAGACGCGACGCGACGCCATCGAGACCATCGAGGCGATCCGCCAGATCACCGCGAAGTACCCCGGCGTGCACACCACCCTCGGCGTGTCCAACGTGTCGTTCGGGCTCAACCCGGCAGCCCGCACCGTGCTCAACTCGGTGTTCCTGCACGAGGCGGTCGCCGCCGGCCTCGACTCCGCCATCGTGCACGCGGCCAAGATCCTGCCGCGCACCGCCATCCCGGACGAGCAGTGGGAGGCCGCGCTCGACCTCGTGTGGGACCGCCGTCGGTACGACGCCGCCGGAGAGCTCGTCCACGACCCGCTGGCCCACCTGCTCGAGCTGTTCTCCGGCGTCGACTCCGCGGCGCTGCGCGACGCGCGCGAGGCCGAGCTCGCCGCGCTGCCCGTGGGCGAACGCCTCGCCCGCCGCATCGTGGACGGCAACAAGAAGGGCCTCGACGACGACGTGGCCGAAGCGCTGGCCGCCGGCATGAAGGCGCTCGACATCGTCAACGACCACCTGCTCGGCGGCATGCAGGTGGTCGGCGAGCTGTTCGGCTCGGGCCAGATGCAGCTCCCGTTCGTGCTGCAGAGCGCCGAGGTGATGAAGACGGCGGTCGCGCTGCTCGAACCGCACATGGAGAAGGTCGAAGGATCGTCCGGCACCAAGGGCACGATCGTGCTCGCCACGGTGCGCGGCGACGTCCACGACATCGGGAAGAACCTCGTCGACATCATCCTCACCAACAACGGCTACAAGGTCGTCAACATCGGCATCAAACAGCCGGTCAGCGCCATGATCGACGCCGCCGAGGAGCACGACGCCGACGTCATCGGCATGTCGGGCCTGCTGGTCAAGTCGACGGTCGTCATGAAGGAGAACCTCGAAGAACTCGCCGCGCGCGGGCTCGCCGACCGCTGGCCCGTGCTGCTCGGCGGAGCCGCGCTCACGCGGACCTTCGTCGAGGACGACCTCGCCTCCGCCTACCCCGGCACCGTCCGGTACGCGCGCGACGCGTTCGAAGGCCTGCGCCTCATGGAACCCCTGGTCCGCGTCGCACGAGGAGCCGCCCCCGACGCCGTCGGCCTGCCACCCCTCAAGAAGCGGCGCCACGCCCGCGTCGAGCTCGTCGAGACGCCCGACGCGGAGATGCCCGCACGCTCCGACGTCGCGACAGACAACCCCGTCCCCGAACCGCCCTTCTGGGGCACGCGCATCGTCAAAGGCATCCCGCTCGGCGACTACGCCGCATTCCTCGACGAACGCGCCACGTTCATGGGCCAGTGGGGGCTCAAGCCCGGACGCGGGTCCAACGAGGCCACCTACGAGGATCTCGTCGAGACCGAGGGCCGGCCACGGCTCGCGGCCTGGCTCGACCGGGCCCGCACCGAGCACATCTTCGACCCCACCGTCGTCTACGGGTACTTCCCCGCATGGTCCGAGGGCGACGACGTCGTCGTCGCCCACCACGCCGGACCCGACGGCGGCTCAGGCGGCCCGGTCGGCACCGAACGGCTGCGGTTCCACTTCCCGCGGCAGAAGCGCGACCGGCACCTGTGCCTCGCCGACTTCTTCCGGCCACGCGCCTGGGTCGAGAAGACCGGGCAGTTCGACGTGCTGCCCGTCCAGCTCGTCACCATGGGCGAGACGGTCTCCGAGCACACCGCCCGGCTCTTCGAGGCCAACGCCTACCGCGAGTACGTCGAGCTGCACGGGCTGTCCGTCCAGCTCACCGAAGCGCTCGCCGAGTACTGGCACTCACGGGTCCGAGCAGAGCTCGGGTTCGCCTCCGAAGAGCCGGCAAACGTCGACGGCCTGTTCAAGCTCGACTACCGCGGGGCGCGGTTCTCGCTCGGCTACCCCGCCTGCCCCGACATGGAGGACCGGCGCAAGGTCGTGGAGCTGCTGAGGGCCGAGAGGGCTGGGGTGGTGCTCAGCGAGGAGCTGCAGCTGCACCCGGAGCAGAGCACGGATGCGTTCGTGGTGCATCATCCGGAGGCCAAGTACTTCAGTGTCTGA
- a CDS encoding type IV toxin-antitoxin system AbiEi family antitoxin — protein sequence MTAAQIAEIATRHGIRTEPRLIAHRLREAGWLLPTGTRGVWEFAPGAHAGPFGHGDPTTPLRAALDRDPSLDAALCLHTAAWAHSLADRVPAKLDIAVPIGSRLPAGLARQTTAVRFDARLPRTRLKGVPVHAVESIVVHLAAAPSVVRWASVGEWFGELAALADGSNLQAEVDGRPEAVQRRVGYLLSGSRPDLAEPFVPARSAGKVWFGPRARTIRNSAPWLIADTILPFDPTMLPG from the coding sequence GTGACGGCTGCCCAGATCGCGGAGATAGCGACCCGGCACGGGATCAGGACCGAACCGCGGTTGATCGCTCACCGCCTCCGCGAAGCCGGCTGGCTGCTCCCGACAGGCACACGCGGGGTGTGGGAGTTCGCACCAGGAGCGCATGCTGGGCCGTTCGGCCACGGCGATCCGACGACGCCGCTGCGCGCCGCGCTCGACCGTGACCCTTCACTGGACGCCGCCCTGTGCCTGCACACGGCAGCCTGGGCGCACAGCCTCGCCGACCGTGTGCCCGCCAAGCTCGACATCGCCGTCCCGATCGGTTCCCGGCTCCCCGCCGGGCTGGCCCGGCAGACGACCGCAGTGCGTTTCGACGCCCGGCTCCCTCGTACACGACTCAAGGGCGTGCCGGTGCACGCCGTCGAGTCGATCGTCGTCCACCTGGCCGCCGCGCCATCAGTCGTCCGTTGGGCCTCGGTCGGCGAGTGGTTCGGGGAGCTCGCCGCATTGGCGGACGGATCGAACCTTCAGGCTGAGGTCGATGGCCGCCCCGAGGCCGTTCAACGTCGGGTCGGCTATCTCCTCAGCGGATCGCGCCCCGATCTCGCTGAGCCATTCGTCCCGGCACGCAGTGCAGGGAAGGTCTGGTTCGGCCCGAGGGCAAGAACCATTCGTAACAGCGCGCCCTGGCTGATCGCCGACACGATCCTGCCCTTCGATCCGACGATGCTTCCAGGGTGA